The sequence GAATGTTCAATGTTCGCGGGAGAAAAAATTGTTCCTCAACTGATCAAGatgcctatttataggcttcgGAACCAACGGTCATAATTTTGAAATGTCTCTGCTaggatttgaattattttcgtTGCTTCGTCATTTTCACCGACATTCTCTGCACCCAACATCTTCTGGGATCGCGGAGTTATGTTGCAGGGGTGTTAGAGTACGGATAACTTTATCCAATTCAAGTCTCAAGTCACGATGGTAGACTGACATAGTATGTAAGGTGTTTCAATCGATCAGTCTACTTCTTTGGTACTTGTCTTCGCAATATCAGTTTGGTAGCTCATGATATCAGTTTAAAGCTCATGTTTATAACATCATTTTAGCACTTGTCTTCGAGTGATCAGTTTGGCTTTTTCTTCGAAGGACTGCGAAGGTTGAGTTTAGCTTTTCTTAAAGTCGCGCTTTTCTTGGGAAAAACAGTTTAGCTCTTTTCTTAATAAAGTTGCTCTTTTTCTTAGAATTGGTTTGATGCAGTTTAGCTCTTCAGTTTGGCTCCTTTCGAGATATCAGTTTAGCTCGTataaacaccaaaacttaattctcaacaattttccccttttggtgtttatcaaaacTTAGATTAAGCTGAGATAAACTGATCTTGTAAATAAATTGAGATCAACTGATCATGCAATAAACTGAATAGATAGCAAGAGAAACTGAACTGTTTTTTCCCCTTTTTGATAAACATACAAAATGGAATATAGAGCGAAGTGCGGATTGCTTCAATTAAGTAGATCTAAGTACAAGTGTAGATAAAATAATGAAGCAAAAACTATCTTCGATCTGACGGAGGTCTTTGATGGTAGTAACTGTGATTGGAAGAAGACTGACGAGTAGACTGACCCTAGTGGTCTGGTGTCGATTGATTGACATGTACTAAAGAATGCAAAATTTGTTTGGAGATGTCAGTCAAGGATTCAATTTGTCTTGCAATTCCTCGAAAGTTTGTGTTTACAGATGTCTAGAGAGATTAAATATGTGCTTCTAAAGTATCAACTTTGGTCTCCAGAGACTCATGAGACTGTCGGAAGCAATGATCGTTTCTATACAGAAAGGAAAATAGTCAACACCattgtaataaataaaaaagtgTCGATCATTGATTGTCTAAAAAATGTAATAATTGaagaaaatatgaaaaaatatgCATTTGTTGAGACAATATGACAAAAGAAAATGATTAGATAAAAATAgatataagaaaaataaaattagttgtccaaatcttttaaaaaataaaaaaaacatgtttTTTATCCAAATTAGTTATATATGAgtgattaatattaattatcaaattttacaaTACTATTGTCACTGTTTTTTTGTTGAGTATATTAAATTTAGAATATATCTCTTATGAGACGAGTCACTCTGCTTATATTTACAAATTAAAAATCCGTCTCACAGGATTTTTGTGTTAATTTTGTTTCGAATTCTAATTACTTCAAAGTATGTTTCTAACGTGCCTAGTTTCTACTGTATATGTgtgtatgcatatatatatatatatatataaaattttagctGCCCAAAAATCCTCCCCACTTCATGctcgaccactaaaacccgatagtgaattttagttgtttttatttttgattttttgcaccactaaaaCCCGCGGTCAGAGATGAAGTGAGAAGGAAtttgttgggcagctgaaaacttttatatatatatatatatatatatatatatatttttttttggacattttttaaaatgttatactatatatatatatatatagtataacattttaaaaaatgtccaaaaatatatatataaactgaGACAATCGTCGAATATCATAAGTTTTGtaagaataaaaatatcaaatcatatttaaactattaaaaaatagtaaaaacaaaaacaaaaaacgaAAAGCGaagaacaaaaaacaaaaacaatataTCTCAATCTTACTTCTAGATTTTTTAGCTAAAAATTATAAAAGTTGAAGGAGATAATCACAAACATCCCAAACACTCTCATCTAGCTATAATCCAAGAAGTGCTTCTTGCAATCTCTTTCAAAAACTCTTAAAGTCAATGAAATAAAAATCATCCATAGTTggaataaaaatttgaaatccaAATATACCAATCCCTCCGTCCAAATCAAGGGCATATTTTCCTCAATAATTTAACCAAATTCTCTTGTAAGGAAAATGGTCTTTACATGGGGATTTGGTTCTCCATAGTAATCCATCTTTAAAGTGAACACCTTCTCATGTTCTCAAAGAAACCCTCTTTGGAACTCATATGTTGCAACTCATCTTCCTATATACACATCGCCTGTGAGGTCAAACAAGAAAATTTTCATTGTGTTCACCCCCATAGATTTCATGTGACTACTCAAGAGTGCATCTTTGTCTAATACAATCTCATTGTGATCTTTATCCCGACACTTAATGATGAAACTCCCATCGTCCAACTTCAACCTTTTCATCAATTCGTTCTTCAATTCAACCATTCCTGAGGAAACAGAGAGCTGAAACTTTATAATATCGTCTTTATAGGATGCCTTCACGGTCAATAGGCATTCTCTATCTGTCATTTTGTGTGCTCTAATGGGCTCGATGGAGAGCCTCATTACCGTGTTATGTGACAAATTCATGGAACCAATACAGCTATGCAAGATTGCGTCGTTATCCAGTAAAATCTTTTCATGTTTGACATCAAAACTTCCGGCTTCTAGTTTAAACCTTTTCATGATTTCATTTTTCAATCCCACGATTCCTAAAGGAGGGAGATCAAACTTTACAATATCATCTTTATACTTAGCTTTCACAGTCAAGGTTATCTTATTTTCCACTGATTCATTCTGTGGTACAACTGACTCGATAAAGAGCTTCATTGTACTTATCTCTAAAGATCTCATGGTATTCATGTACTGGTGCAATTCTCCATCAGTATTAAGTTGAACCCGATTTTCATCCGCATTCTGGTACTGGATTTTAAAAGTTCCAGTTGATAACTTTAACCTCTTCATTACTTCATCCCTCAAATTCGTTATTCCAGAGGACGGACAAAGTTGAAATTTTATAACATCGCCTTTACAATCAGCCTTTATTGTCATGAAGCTTTCTTCTTGTTTGGGTTTGGCTACATTCTCAAGAACGGAATTCTCGGTTTTGGTTCGTTCACAAGGAGTTCGGCTGTGAATACTAGGCCCATGGATCGATTTCTTCGACGTAGATCTGCTAACTGCACAGAATAACTTAAACTCCATGAATGTATTAAAGTGATAGTTCcatcaaaaataaatttcagaAGGCATTCATCAGTAAAGCTCGATGATAACCAACTACAGTCCTAGGTTTTGGAACGTACCACAAGGAATATCCAAGGCGATTTTGGGCATCTTCCTTTGTTGTTCCTCAAGAAGCTTAGCACCACCGACCTCTCCCGAGCTGATCATTGTTTTTAgagtaaaatttttttgaaaatgaggAACAGTATTCTGCTGTGTACAAAAATAGCTCCTTTTGTTGTGTTTGGCATCAACTTCTTCCACTGTTGCCCTTTCACATGCCATTGGCACCGTCATATTTCCTGGTTTCTTTGGGCCTTCAATCTCAGTTATGGGTTTTTTTATCATGAAGGAATCATGAAGTTCATCCTCAAAAATTCTAATAACTTCAACAGGTAAGTCGTCACCTATTTCCTGTCCAGACCTAAGGGTAAAGGTTTTTAATTTCTTCTTCATCGTGGCTAAAAGTGAGCTTAGAAAAACCCAAGGTTTCGTGTAAATGGTCTCATCTGGAGGTAGAAATAGCTCTACTATGTAAACAAACTCCCCAGTGCAAGTACTTTTCAAGCAAATAGCAAAACAACCAGTCAAATCCGCTCTTCGTGCACTGAAAACTAAACCATAGTCACATATTCTTATCTGGGTGATATTTTTGCAGAAACAAGACGAAGAAGACAAGAAAGCTTTCCATGCAACCCCTTGCCCCTTTCTTAAGTAAAAATTAATATAGTCTCTCTGAAAAGATGTGACCTTTTTAGTACACATGTAGGATCCCTTCTTGCTCATGGATAAAAGAAATTCCATGTTGATGGCATCAGTGGTGATAATCCAAGTCTGAGCAAAAGGTAATTTATGAGTATTACAGATCATGGCCAAAGCATTCTCTATTTCATCGAAGGCCACTTGAACTTCTTGAGAACCCTGTCGTTTGAAATGTTGTGGATTACATA comes from Henckelia pumila isolate YLH828 chromosome 4, ASM3356847v2, whole genome shotgun sequence and encodes:
- the LOC140866499 gene encoding protein NLP6-like isoform X1 — protein: MCFGHLTEKERYLINTKMLFSFLNHFLLPKHFPINLCNPQHFKRQGSQEVQVAFDEIENALAMICNTHKLPFAQTWIITTDAINMEFLLSMSKKGSYMCTKKVTSFQRDYINFYLRKGQGVAWKAFLSSSSCFCKNITQIRICDYGLVFSARRADLTGCFAICLKSTCTGEFVYIVELFLPPDETIYTKPWVFLSSLLATMKKKLKTFTLRSGQEIGDDLPVEVIRIFEDELHDSFMIKKPITEIEGPKKPGNMTVPMACERATVEEVDAKHNKRSYFCTQQNTVPHFQKNFTLKTMISSGEVGGAKLLEEQQRKMPKIALDIPCVSRSTSKKSIHGPSIHSRTPCERTKTENSVLENVAKPKQEESFMTIKADCKGDVIKFQLCPSSGITNLRDEVMKRLKLSTGTFKIQYQNADENRVQLNTDGELHQYMNTMRSLEISTMKLFIESVVPQNESVENKITLTVKAKYKDDIVKFDLPPLGIVGLKNEIMKRFKLEAGSFDVKHEKILLDNDAILHSCIGSMNLSHNTVMRLSIEPIRAHKMTDRECLLTVKASYKDDIIKFQLSVSSGMVELKNELMKRLKLDDGSFIIKCRDKDHNEIVLDKDALLSSHMKSMGVNTMKIFLFDLTGDVYIGR
- the LOC140866499 gene encoding protein NLP6-like isoform X2, producing MICNTHKLPFAQTWIITTDAINMEFLLSMSKKGSYMCTKKVTSFQRDYINFYLRKGQGVAWKAFLSSSSCFCKNITQIRICDYGLVFSARRADLTGCFAICLKSTCTGEFVYIVELFLPPDETIYTKPWVFLSSLLATMKKKLKTFTLRSGQEIGDDLPVEVIRIFEDELHDSFMIKKPITEIEGPKKPGNMTVPMACERATVEEVDAKHNKRSYFCTQQNTVPHFQKNFTLKTMISSGEVGGAKLLEEQQRKMPKIALDIPCVSRSTSKKSIHGPSIHSRTPCERTKTENSVLENVAKPKQEESFMTIKADCKGDVIKFQLCPSSGITNLRDEVMKRLKLSTGTFKIQYQNADENRVQLNTDGELHQYMNTMRSLEISTMKLFIESVVPQNESVENKITLTVKAKYKDDIVKFDLPPLGIVGLKNEIMKRFKLEAGSFDVKHEKILLDNDAILHSCIGSMNLSHNTVMRLSIEPIRAHKMTDRECLLTVKASYKDDIIKFQLSVSSGMVELKNELMKRLKLDDGSFIIKCRDKDHNEIVLDKDALLSSHMKSMGVNTMKIFLFDLTGDVYIGR